DNA from Ananas comosus cultivar F153 linkage group 12, ASM154086v1, whole genome shotgun sequence:
CATGGTTTTGGATTTCAAGACTCGAGAATCTATATAATTAACTTTCTTTGTTGTAATATTGGTCTCACTTTTGTTGCAGCTGGTGGATTGTTTGAATTGGAGGATACAAAATGAGATTGATGACATATTATCTGTGAGTAACCTTTTCCCCTCACAATGTATCAAATTACCAATTTTAAAATGGAAGTCTGTTCATTATGAACTGTAGAACAATATTCTCAATATTACGAGTGCTATCTTGTTATCTCTCTGATTGAGCGTTCTATCCTCTTTATTTTGCTAATGGAAATtgttcatatttaaaatatgaactaggctagaatactattaatagcaccaagtcatttgtGCTATTACGTTTTTGGCTCTCGGATGAaaggatgtacggttaggatgatagtggtcccctagggttgggtaggtggttggttgaatagtatgatctaacgggtggaaatggtcaaagcgagatctaacggctgaaaactcgatagcaaaaaGTGCTTGGTACTggcgatagtatagtagccggactctttaaaatatatctaaaaacAATATTTCAGGGGGGGCTTAATTCTTTTGATATGTGTACCATACATGTCAAATTTTTGGCATTCATCCATTAAATGTAATCACCTTATTTtacatttatctattttatatctatatctgtCTTGTCAATATGTAATATGTTATTCTAACATTTTATGTTcgtttcatctaaaacctataatttatcttttcttctttattcAACAACCACTTGTTATGCTGCTCAAATTGGAATTGTGCATCTTCTAAATGTTTGATATACCAAACTTGTTGCTTTTGGAGTGCCTATTACATTGGGACTATAACTAGTTATTGTTACATATACATGGCCGACCATAATGGCTAGTGAAACATGTTAACCTCAGTGCTATACTGCTATTTGTATCTCTAGTTATTTCACAAATCTAGATATTACCCAGCTgtcatttataaaattaatattcttaTTTTAGGTTGGGGGAGGCAAAGAAGGTTTTGATCccaatgttattttttaatggtATTTTGTCCTCGGTGCAGAAACCTATCATCCCAACAGATTTGTACAGATCAATACGTGACTCGCAACTTATCGGATTATCTGGGTACTCAAAGGAGGTATACCTACACATTTTCTATGGTCGACACTGAGCTTCTATTTTCTACCATTAATCGTCCTTTTCAGTGTATCTTTGATGTTATATTACTGTTGACAGTTAAGTTATCCTTTTACTGCTCCTGTAGCCTGTACTTTTGTGATTCATAATGCAACTCTCTGCCTCTTAAGTTAGAAATTAACATTCATATCGAGATCCGCAATTTCTTTCCCTTCATTTTTTGCATATTATATTCAGACCGTGCTCAAATCAGTTATCTATATCTAATTAATAGAAAGTATGACCTTGTCTTTTGTTACTTTTAACGATCTTTAATTCCCTCTAACAGGGCCTTCCTGTGTTCGCAATTGGTGTTGGGCTTAGTACGTATGACAAAGCATCAGTAAGTATCGCACCATTTTTTATTACTTGCAGTTTCTTCAATGCTTCATTTCTGAACCTCTTATGGTAACTGTTCTGAGAAAATGGAATATGATGATACCCATAAATGTTCTCTGAAAATCTTCGGCTTTTTCCCCCCGTAATTTGACTAATAGAAGAGGAGAAGTCAACGTAGATCTTTTTGCTAGTGACCTTTTAGTGCTCCTTATCCAGTCTTATCAAAACAGATGTGGCCTTGTAAGGTTGACGTTTCTGGAACTTCGTGTTCTGGCATTGCAATATTACATGTGACAAATTTAGTATATATTAACATCCAAGTCAAAAAAGCTCTTCTGTTGCAGACTCTTAATAACATTTCTCCTGGACCAAATTAAGTGCAGACTCAATTTTTTTGTCGTAGTAActttattttctcttatttaatttaggTCCATTACTACGTGCAATCACATATTCAGATCAATGAGTACCGAGATCGTGTGGTTTTGGTAAGTAACCTCTGCATATATAAATTACTTACTATCTTGCACTGGCTCTCTCATAGACCTGTAATCTTTTGATGTCTTTTTACTTCCTAGCCCAATGCGACAAAGAAGTATGGGCGGCACATAGGCacttgtttcaaaattttggatatgACTGGTCTAAAGCTCTCAGCTATGAGCCAAATAAAGGTATATCTCTcaaccatctttttttttttttttccataacaCTTGTGTTGGTTAATGTATTAGTTAATATGAAAAATATGTTTTTCCTTCCTCTTATGGTTGAAAGTTTTATCTGAAAGTAATAATAACTCCTATATTTTCATATACTTGTACACTGCTTTGGGCATATTAGACTCTTTTTTCTGCGTCAGTTATGTCAGGCCATATTAGACTATTTATCCAGATGATATCCGGGGTTTTTTGTAATCCCAACTTGGTCGGTAGTAGAGTACATTTCTATTACTTATCTTTCCTTCACCAGTGATACTTACCTCCTTCTCATACTAAAATCCAAACCTTGGAAAAATGTCAGAATTATTCTTTAGGTAGCCTAAATTTGTTTAATCTACAGTATGGGAAGATCTCTTCTTGATCaagtataattttaataaactgttctttttcataaatattgtataaaaagaggcttttttttattatccttttCTTATTTGATTTCAGCTTCTTCAAACCCATAAGCTACTTCAAATTGAAGTCTTTAAAGAACTAAAACAATGGTTCAGGAGCTctttggtctaaatgaaataatttagaatattcTGATGGGATTGTATCAACTTTTGTGTGTGTTATTTTTCCACATTCAAATACAGTGCAACTGTTGCTGTTCTcgtgcttttctttttctcctttttttcttcaagATTTGCTAATTTAGAATTTGTCAAATTGTATGTGCTACATTTTTCCTTGTCTCTGGTTGTAATTTGCTGATCGACTAATCACCATGATCATATACAATTGAAACAACATTGTTGCTTACATTGCTTATATCGAATGGATTGAACTTTTTGTTTATTATGCTTTCGTGCAATGCAGTTATTGACCGCAATATCCACTGTTGATGACCTGAATTATCCGGAGAAGACGGACACTTATTACATAGTTAATGTACCTTATATATTTTCAGCGTGTTGGAAGGTACACACACGTTTATAGTAAAGTTGGTTTACGTGCTCTGTTGGGTAACATTTTTACAAGTATTTCCCTGCAAAATCCAAATCTTCATGTTATGTCCTTAAGATACTTAAATTTCGTACATATATACAATTACTTTTACAAAATGCTGCTCTTTGAAAAAGTTATTGTAATGTAAAGTTTCTCCCATGGATTGGATTTCTCTTCGATGCAAGATAGGGTATTTTTCGTAAGAAACTGCAGCTTTCGagggtatatatgaaaattcagtaTGGGGGccctatatattataaattgatGATTCCAAGGGAAGAACCAGCcccctttttattattttatgatcCTTTGCTTTGTCTCTTCAATTATTTCTCCTggactaacttttttttttttttttctttgttttctttttttaaataattggTTCGGCAGGTTGTGAAGCCTCTTTTGCAAGAAAGGACAAGAAGGAAAGTAAAAGTTTTGCAAGGATGTGGCAGGGATGAGTTGTTGAAGGTAAACGCTTTTCCCCCCCTAACCATTGCTAAATTCTGATATTCAGAAGAAAATGATGAATTAGATTTGTTTGTGGATGTTCTATAAATACTTCCACACtcgaaagagaagaaaacatGTGAGAGGAATGAGCACAATTGAGTGAAAATGACAGATAACGTAGTTCAAGtcaattaaataaaacaaaataatgaaagaaaaaaaataaaacacctccaagtgaggaggcgATGAATAAGACAAAACAACAAATCTTCAAGTATTTTCTAGGCTTCAGACCCCCTTCGCCTTGTaaatatatgagtccggctagaatacttttgcaagcacggaggcttctatgtttccaagttgttttcgatgatgggacatttgaatcgatgattggatccattaaacatgatctatactattgaaatatctaaaaaaattctatcgataagtttcaaaattgtgaattttaataGCGATGTGACACATTTATAGTTTAGCGGCATATAATGATCCAAATTAGGCGGAAATTTGatagatttttgtttttttttattttttgcactaTATAGAGCATGATCATTACCCCAATGTGAAATTTGAAtattctatcattattttttttggagattttttttttctaccgaTTATTTTGAGACTGTTTgttttactaggcaaatgatgtagGAAAaccatgaaatttggtttctagatgcgGCCAATTGTgcagatcaaatctaacggaatCGATCGTCAAATCAAATGTCCCACCGTCGAAAACAATTTGAAAGCACGCAAGTCTTTGTGCTTTCAAAATTATTCTAACCGGATGCTATATGTTGGATGAATTCcatcttttatattataaagatgCGTTCATCTTGAAGCTAAAAAACTGACACAATTATGTACTCCTTAAAACAGTTTAGCTCATACTTACTGTGACACAAATCcccaataacaaaaaaaaaaaaaaaaaaatctttaggtTATCGACAACGAATCCCTTCCCCATTTCTGTAGAAGAGAAGGTTCCGGATCGTCGCGCTATTCATCAGACAAAGCCAACGACTGCTTCTCGTTGGACCACCCATTCCACCAGCAACTGTACAGCTACATGAAGCAGCAAGCGATGGGGCCGGACTCGGTCGCACCGATAAAACAAGGATCCTTTCATGTCGACGTGCCCGAGCCCGCCCTAGAAGACGCAAAAATTGTTAAAAGGATCGAGTCCGAGCTCCACAAAATAAGCGGGGAGTGCAACGGGCTCACGCACACCCTCAGTGACGTGAAAATAGATGCTGCATAAAGAGAGGGGGGGGGAAAAAATATGCTAACTAGGAATActatttgaatggttctctTTTGCATATATACCCCTACGAATATACGGATTTTCATAAATAACCCTGCAAAGTTGGTATTTATGTGTTCGCGCCCTTGCAAACCTTGTTTATCTGCATGTGTGGCCTTTTATTGCAAACACAAATAAACATGGGCTTTGTTGGGAGACGTATGCGAGATATCGACTTTGCGACGGTACTTAGCAAGTTTGCATATCTGCAGTGGTATGTATGCGAAAAGTGCCGAATCAAAAAGTATGGTAGCTAATTTCTTCATACACCAAGGTGGTTCTATCATTAAACCAAACCAATGATGTTCTTCTTTCTTTGAATGTTTTGGCCCCAGAAGGTGTATTGGGCATATAGTAGCAGTAATAGTAGTGGTAAGTTCTCGCAATTCCCCAATTCGGGGCTTTTTActttggagaaaaagaaaagaaaagaaaaagaagcagcTTGAAGAAGAAATGAAAACTTGTAATAGATTAAGCAGGTAAGCAGAAACTTGGGAATTTCTTGTATTTTATTATGTGATCTTCAGATGATATGGTGATTATTTGGTTACTTCCATGTTTACCTTGAATTTATCATGTAAATTTGACATAAGGCTTCTCTACTTGGAGCTTCTCTTTAGTTTAAACACAGTGAAATAAGATAATAGGATTccttcgaatttttttttttgtaaaagaaacataatgcTGCGGAGATTGCAATGATGATTCTATTAAGATATATTTCTTATggtactaaaaaaataaaacgggtgtaaaatactaaaaaagaaaaatagttagtAGTTCTTCAAAGCTGCCGTAATAGGTCCATAATTAGGGATGACAATCCAGCTCGCTATTCGCTAGTTAGTTCAtgttcggcttgaaatgagcttGAAATTGAATTGCTCGTTTTGTAAATGAGCAGAACACGAGCTGAAATTTTTAGCTCGTTTGATAAATAAGCTGAACACGGGTCGgagtcagctcgctcgtgtttagCTCGATTACagttcgaatacatatattttatatttatataatttatttaatttatatttatatatatttatatactagttgagtgtacgtgcaaatgagcgtaacaattattttaatttattttaaatcaataaaaatttgtaaattacatttattcaaaaatttggaataaaatattttgtaaatttatatgttatattttagaaaatatctacaatatcctatattattctttttttatatacattaaatatttttatatatttttcgatttctaataaatcttaaatttaagtaagtattttaaactaaaagtatcaaaatttaattgacatttattttaaa
Protein-coding regions in this window:
- the LOC109718359 gene encoding phosphatidylinositol/phosphatidylcholine transfer protein SFH9-like isoform X1; its protein translation is MGIASQDAIKQLSALMEQVDEAQKNTFQNMHQGYPTETLIRYLKAREWNAPKAHKMLVDCLNWRIQNEIDDILSKPIIPTDLYRSIRDSQLIGLSGYSKEGLPVFAIGVGLSTYDKASVHYYVQSHIQINEYRDRVVLPNATKKYGRHIGTCFKILDMTGLKLSAMSQIKLLTAISTVDDLNYPEKTDTYYIVNVPYIFSACWKVVKPLLQERTRRKVKVLQGCGRDELLKVIDNESLPHFCRREGSGSSRYSSDKANDCFSLDHPFHQQLYSYMKQQAMGPDSVAPIKQGSFHVDVPEPALEDAKIVKRIESELHKISGECNGLTHTLSDVKIDAA
- the LOC109718359 gene encoding phosphatidylinositol/phosphatidylcholine transfer protein SFH9-like isoform X2 encodes the protein MHQGYPTETLIRYLKAREWNAPKAHKMLVDCLNWRIQNEIDDILSKPIIPTDLYRSIRDSQLIGLSGYSKEGLPVFAIGVGLSTYDKASVHYYVQSHIQINEYRDRVVLPNATKKYGRHIGTCFKILDMTGLKLSAMSQIKLLTAISTVDDLNYPEKTDTYYIVNVPYIFSACWKVVKPLLQERTRRKVKVLQGCGRDELLKVIDNESLPHFCRREGSGSSRYSSDKANDCFSLDHPFHQQLYSYMKQQAMGPDSVAPIKQGSFHVDVPEPALEDAKIVKRIESELHKISGECNGLTHTLSDVKIDAA